One segment of Ricinus communis isolate WT05 ecotype wild-type chromosome 8, ASM1957865v1, whole genome shotgun sequence DNA contains the following:
- the LOC8276652 gene encoding protein PHYTOCHROME KINASE SUBSTRATE 4: MMERSTVMKTFPGSLSNKQPTFDMGEPSPPFISFQQKTIATIRDASFSSYLKPEQLDNQADDPEISIFDAQKYFNESSGSDHRVGKRVSPVNVINIESIPRFSSVSSSVDGHGRNYRARSFHATPTASSEASWNSQTGLLSNPPGAIAVSMRNPPPSDEKKKGSKAKWLLGRKCPCAGKKSIQVEEKLSEPITPSRLVDHKSKDTDRNLQRKIPDSSEKSSAATDWLQRHEVIPNSHRITADNNRFPLALSQHHHRVLATSARPFSSDGTTSGFSFPILNQTSLPPIKLVLNGLQSSTNYNPQLEDPPRDSLEVFLPSDDPIPTNNKTTMDLHQRQSFTFPASPKSRMIVTDDDIASDASSDLFEIESFSTQTTSYQMHNNNHGRRDSLDDASVFNGKRLGGNLYCRQSLDESMTPSIAPTECYAPSEASIDWSVTTAEGFDRASVTNFSMTASEVDHQEMISMRHHESERTIGGGGGSGGKRRGGNRGLLSCRCEKAVNVGPHPVKCVGGEGQRGESSTTRHVSSRPPIANKPPLARSHSARLSLPFAS, from the coding sequence ATGATGGAAAGATCAACGGTGATGAAAACCTTTCCTGGTAGTTTGTCTAATAAACAGCCAACTTTTGACATGGGAGAGCCTTCCCCTCCATTCATTTCCTTTCAGCAGAAAACAATCGCAACCATCAGAGAtgcatcattttcttcttatcTCAAACCAGAGCAACTCGACAATCAAGCTGACGATCCCGAAATAAGCATTTTTGATGCGCAGAAATACTTTAATGAAAGCAGCGGCAGTGACCACCGAGTGGGCAAGAGAGTTTCTCCTGTCAACGTTATTAATATTGAATCTATTCCTAGATTCTCCTCTGTTTCATCTTCGGTGGATGGGCATGGCCGAAACTACAGGGCTCGATCATTCCACGCAACACCAACAGCTTCGTCGGAAGCTAGCTGGAATAGCCAAACTGGCTTGCTGTCAAATCCTCCTGGTGCCATTGCGGTTTCCATGCGAAATCCTCCTCCtagtgatgaaaagaaaaaagggtcTAAAGCAAAATGGCTTCTCGGGCGAAAATGTCCTTGTGCTGGAAAGAAATCTATTCAAGTTGAGGAAAAACTATCAGAACCTATAACCCCTTCCCGTCTAGTTGATCACAAGTCTAAAGACACTGATCGAAATCTCCAAAGGAAGATTCCAGACTCTTCAGAGAAAAGTTCTGCCGCAACAGATTGGCTCCAAAGACATGAAGTGATTCCTAATTCTCACAGAATCACAGCAGATAACAACCGTTTTCCTCTAGCTCTAAGCCAACACCACCACCGTGTGCTGGCCACCTCAGCCCGACCATTCAGTAGTGATGGTACTACTAGCGGGTTCTCTTTCCCCATACTGAATCAAACATCATTACCTCCTATCAAACTGGTATTAAATGGATTGCAATCATCCACCAACTACAACCCTCAACTCGAGGACCCTCCTCGAGATTCCCTGGAAGTTTTTCTACCGTCTGATGACCCCATTCCGACCAATAATAAAACTACGATGGATCTTCACCAACGTCAGAGCTTCACATTTCCAGCGAGTCCCAAGTCAAGAATGATAGTAACAGATGATGACATAGCAAGTGATGCGAGTTCAGACTTGTTTGAGATAGAAAGCTTCTCTACACAAACAACATCATATCAAATGCACAACAACAATCATGGTCGACGAGACTCTCTAGATGATGCTTCCGTATTTAATGGAAAACGCTTAGGGGGAAATTTGTATTGCAGGCAAAGTTTAGATGAGTCAATGACACCATCTATAGCACCGACAGAATGTTATGCACCAAGTGAAGCCAGCATAGATTGGAGTGTAACTACAGCTGAAGGTTTCGACAGAGCAAGTGTCACCAACTTCTCAATGACAGCATCAGAAGTTGATCATCAGGAGATGATAAGCATGCGCCACCATGAGTCAGAGAGGACTATTGGCGGTGGTGGTGGCAGTGGGGGGAAGAGGAGAGGAGGGAACAGAGGGTTGTTGAGCTGTCGATGTGAGAAGGCGGTTAATGTAGGGCCACATCCTGTGAAATGTGTGGGTGGAGAGGGACAAAGAGGAGAAAGTTCCACAACGAGGCATGTGAGTAGTAGGCCACCCATTGCGAATAAGCCACCGCTTGCAAGGTCTCACTCTGCTCGCTTGTCTCTGCCTTTCGCATCATGA